In one window of Methanosarcina vacuolata Z-761 DNA:
- a CDS encoding ribosome biogenesis/translation initiation ATPase RLI yields MRIAILNKDRCQPRRCSKECEKYCPRVRTGDETIVFEEDGKPVISEELCVGCGICVNKCPFKAIMIIGLPEALKEPTHRYGVNGFALFGLPVPRVGKVTGILGPNGIGKSTSVQILSGTLIPNFGQKTGDWDTVLEHYAGTALYDYFKDVVDGKVRVSQKPQYVDLIPKAFKGKTSELLEKTDERGVLDELIDYLDLKSIVDRKISELSGGELQRVAIAACAAKDAQFYFFDEISPYLDIYQRINVARLIQEISKDRAVLVVEHDLAILDMLTDVIHIAYGEPAGFGVVTLPKSVRVGINQYLKGYLHEENIRIRPEAIKFEVHPPREDHQLRSMVTFNGFSKKFGDGFSLKATGGSLREGEVLGVVGPNGIGKSTFVKVLAGEIKPDEGDPGIDVKISYKPQYIKADIPVRVQDFLRGISKHFGTSYYEVEISNPLQLDKIYDSLLTELSGGELQRVAIAACLTQEADLYILDEPSAHLDVEQRSMVTKVLNRFAENNNKTALVVDHDIYMIDMLSQRLVVFEGKPSVYGEAHGPFSMEDGMNRFLKNLGITFRRDEETRRPRVNNMGSRLDREQKESGNYYYSAGD; encoded by the coding sequence ATGAGAATAGCTATACTTAATAAAGATAGGTGTCAGCCCAGACGGTGCAGTAAGGAGTGCGAGAAATATTGCCCGAGGGTCCGGACAGGGGATGAAACTATTGTTTTTGAGGAGGATGGAAAACCCGTCATTTCCGAGGAACTCTGTGTAGGCTGTGGAATTTGCGTTAATAAATGCCCTTTTAAAGCCATTATGATCATAGGGCTTCCTGAAGCTCTGAAGGAACCCACTCACAGGTATGGAGTAAATGGTTTTGCCCTCTTCGGGCTGCCTGTACCCAGGGTAGGAAAAGTAACAGGGATTCTCGGCCCTAACGGGATAGGAAAAAGTACGTCCGTCCAGATTCTTTCAGGAACTTTGATCCCTAACTTCGGACAGAAAACAGGCGATTGGGATACTGTGCTTGAACACTATGCCGGAACTGCACTTTATGATTACTTTAAAGATGTCGTGGACGGGAAAGTCCGGGTTTCCCAGAAACCGCAGTATGTAGACCTCATCCCTAAAGCTTTCAAAGGAAAAACCTCCGAACTGCTCGAAAAAACCGATGAACGAGGAGTCCTTGATGAGCTTATCGACTATCTCGATTTAAAAAGCATAGTTGACAGAAAAATCTCGGAATTGAGCGGTGGAGAACTGCAGCGTGTGGCAATAGCAGCATGTGCGGCAAAGGACGCTCAGTTCTACTTCTTTGACGAAATTAGCCCTTATCTTGACATTTACCAGAGGATTAACGTCGCCCGCCTGATCCAGGAGATTTCAAAGGACAGGGCTGTACTTGTAGTAGAGCATGACCTTGCAATCCTGGACATGCTCACAGACGTCATTCACATTGCCTACGGAGAGCCTGCAGGTTTCGGTGTGGTTACTCTTCCAAAGAGTGTACGTGTGGGGATCAACCAGTATCTCAAAGGCTATCTCCATGAAGAAAATATAAGGATCCGACCTGAGGCCATTAAGTTTGAAGTCCATCCTCCAAGAGAAGACCACCAGTTAAGGTCTATGGTTACCTTTAATGGTTTTTCAAAGAAATTCGGAGATGGGTTCTCCCTGAAAGCCACAGGTGGCAGCCTTCGTGAGGGAGAGGTGCTCGGAGTAGTGGGCCCCAATGGGATAGGAAAGTCGACTTTCGTAAAAGTGCTCGCAGGGGAAATCAAACCTGATGAGGGCGATCCAGGCATAGACGTCAAAATCTCTTACAAGCCTCAGTATATTAAAGCCGACATCCCTGTGCGCGTACAGGACTTCCTGCGCGGGATCTCAAAGCATTTTGGGACCAGCTATTATGAGGTAGAGATTTCAAACCCACTACAACTTGATAAGATCTATGACAGCCTGCTTACAGAACTAAGCGGCGGAGAACTGCAAAGAGTTGCGATTGCAGCCTGCCTTACTCAGGAAGCCGACCTCTATATCCTGGACGAACCCAGTGCCCACCTGGATGTTGAACAGCGTTCAATGGTCACAAAAGTCCTCAACCGCTTTGCCGAAAACAACAACAAGACAGCCCTCGTCGTAGACCACGATATTTACATGATAGATATGCTGAGCCAGAGACTCGTGGTTTTTGAAGGCAAGCCTTCGGTATACGGTGAAGCGCATGGTCCGTTCAGCATGGAAGATGGTATGAACAGATTCTTGAAAAACCTGGGCATAACCTTCCGCAGGGATGAGGAAACAAGGCGGCCGCGTGTGAATAATATGGGTTCAAGGCTTGACCGGGAGCAAAAAGAGAGTGGAAATTACTATTACTCAGCAGGTGATTAA
- a CDS encoding MBL fold metallo-hydrolase, whose translation MISKKLIDLGVLALRQRNSRGTFKPHISLRFRDNAGDLRTFSIDTTRTLGKHPQPDAYLITHAHSDHNGKSAMLSPNAVCTEKTAVALEIRHDRKYAGSMCRLGDEIDIEGTKVKTYPTEHTAGASAFYWKNDVGTRILVTGDVKDASSLPSCDVLITEANYGDPADPSCHFADDLEGMKSALFENGPVAFGAYEFGKAQRAVELIRGFGYDGAICMEARTRALTRSMLEDAGELVGLDSGEDDGVFIVAPWDLDKLPWNMKKYVLSCRMDYPYPTIRISDHLDACGLEDMVRKLSPEVTLVYHPGGNRPSKFSKHLNSIGIDSISIDQIGNVLSNEFI comes from the coding sequence GTGATTTCTAAAAAACTGATTGATCTTGGTGTGCTGGCGCTCAGGCAGCGTAATTCTCGCGGGACTTTTAAACCGCATATTTCTCTCCGGTTCAGGGACAATGCCGGGGATTTGCGCACCTTTTCCATTGATACTACCAGGACGTTGGGAAAGCATCCTCAGCCCGATGCCTATCTGATCACCCATGCCCATTCCGACCACAACGGAAAATCGGCTATGCTCTCCCCCAATGCCGTGTGTACGGAAAAAACTGCTGTGGCGCTTGAAATCAGGCACGACAGAAAATATGCGGGCAGCATGTGCAGGCTTGGGGATGAAATCGACATTGAAGGAACAAAGGTAAAGACTTATCCTACGGAACATACCGCAGGAGCGAGTGCTTTTTACTGGAAAAACGATGTAGGGACAAGGATTCTGGTTACAGGCGACGTCAAAGATGCAAGCAGCCTTCCTTCCTGTGATGTCCTTATCACTGAAGCTAACTATGGCGACCCTGCTGATCCTTCCTGCCATTTTGCAGATGACCTTGAAGGCATGAAATCTGCACTTTTTGAAAACGGGCCTGTAGCCTTTGGAGCGTATGAATTCGGAAAGGCCCAGCGTGCAGTTGAACTTATAAGAGGATTTGGATATGACGGCGCCATCTGTATGGAGGCAAGGACAAGGGCTCTTACCCGCAGCATGCTTGAGGATGCCGGGGAACTGGTAGGGCTTGACTCCGGAGAAGATGACGGGGTTTTTATAGTTGCTCCCTGGGACCTTGACAAGTTGCCCTGGAACATGAAAAAATACGTCTTAAGTTGCCGCATGGATTATCCTTACCCAACAATCAGGATAAGCGACCATCTTGATGCTTGCGGGCTTGAAGATATGGTCCGGAAACTTTCTCCTGAAGTCACTCTTGTCTATCACCCAGGAGGGAATAGACCTTCAAAATTTTCAAAACATTTAAATTCGATAGGAATTGATTCGATATCTATAGATCAGATCGGTAATGTTTTAAGTAATGAATTTATTTAA
- a CDS encoding EMC6-like membrane protein, which yields MSKQNPKSKSRKEPAKIAEATSAVPAAKIETPEKKTFIKERTPEEKQKEHRDGIVKTVVAALLGTIAGVLCFHVYGTGEDRIWYAVLTIVIGITYFIQKFLYPQLQISTKEFKFKDWFYVEFIVIDFFLIVWTLLLN from the coding sequence TTGAGTAAGCAAAATCCGAAGTCAAAGTCCAGAAAGGAACCTGCAAAAATAGCAGAGGCTACTTCAGCAGTTCCTGCAGCAAAGATTGAGACTCCAGAGAAGAAGACTTTTATCAAGGAAAGGACGCCTGAGGAAAAGCAAAAGGAGCATAGGGACGGAATTGTAAAGACAGTAGTAGCCGCATTACTCGGCACAATCGCAGGAGTTTTATGTTTCCACGTGTACGGGACCGGAGAAGACAGGATCTGGTATGCTGTACTTACAATCGTCATTGGAATTACGTATTTCATACAGAAGTTTCTTTATCCTCAACTTCAGATCAGTACAAAGGAGTTCAAATTCAAGGACTGGTTCTACGTAGAGTTTATAGTCATTGATTTTTTCCTTATAGTCTGGACTCTCCTCCTGAATTAA